A genomic segment from Corylus avellana chromosome ca5, CavTom2PMs-1.0 encodes:
- the LOC132182504 gene encoding cytochrome b561 and DOMON domain-containing protein At2g04850 — protein MLLLIFLFLLLSSHLDVAFSAHCTTVTATKTFQKCMTLPTQQASIAWTFHPHNATLDLVFFGTFISPSGWVGWGINPTSPGMTGARALIAFPDPNSGQIILLPFILDPTVKLQKSPLLSRPLDTHLLTSSATLYGGNMATVHNGATIQIYATLKLVPNKTKIHYVWNRGLYVQGYSPTIHPTTSSDLSSIVTIDVRSGSSAAQHDNIKTLRTAHGIINAISWGLILPIGAVTARYLRHIQALGPAWFYVHAGMQLSAFFLGTVGFAIGIRLGELSPGVEYGLHRKLGFAVFCLGGLQTLALLFRPKTTTKFRKYWKSYHHFVGYSCVVLGVVNVFEGFEVMGASRSYSKLGYCLGLSTLIGACIALEVNSWVIFCRKAKEDKLRREGLIGSSDKGSGIHS, from the coding sequence ATGCTCCTCctcatcttcctcttcctcctcctctcttCCCATCTGGACGTCGCATTCTCCGCCCACTGCACCACCGTCACGGCCACCAAAACTTTCCAAAAATGCATGACACTCCCTACCCAACAAGCCTCTATAGCATGGACCTTCCACCCCCACAATGCCACTTTAGACCTTGTTTTCTTTGGCACCTTCATTTCACCCTCCGGCTGGGTTGGATGGGGGATTAATCCTACCTCCCCCGGAATGACCGGGGCACGTGCCTTAATCGCCTTCCCGGACCCGAATTCCGGTCAAATCATCCTCCTACCATTCATCCTAGACCCTACTGTAAAGCTCCAAAAATCCCCTCTCCTTTCACGCCCCCTCGATACCCATCTTCTCACTTCCTCCGCCACCTTATACGGCGGCAACATGGCCACAGTTCACAACGGTGCTACCATCCAAATCTACGCCACGTTGAAACTTgtaccaaacaaaacaaagatccACTATGTCTGGAACCGTGGACTCTATGTCCAAGGCTACTCACCAACCATACATCCAACCACCTCCAGTGACCTATCCTCCATTGTCACCATAGATGTCCGGTCCGGCTCCTCTGCTGCCCAACACGACAACATCAAAACGCTGAGAACTGCGCACGGAATCATAAACGCCATCTCATGGGGGCTTATTCTGCCAATTGGGGCGGTGACAGCGCGCTACCTTCGGCACATACAAGCGCTGGGGCCTGCTTGGTTTTATGTTCATGCAGGCATGCAATTGTCTGCGTTTTTCTTAGGAACTGTGGGGTTCGCCATCGGCATTCGGCTCGGCGAGCTGTCGCCGGGTGTGGAATATGGGCTTCACAGGAAGCTTGGTTTTGCAGTATTCTGCTTAGGAGGGCTGCAGACACTCGCTCTGTTGTTTAGGCCTAAAACCACAACCAAGTTCAGAAAGTACTGGAAATCTTACCACCATTTTGTTGGGTATTCTTGTGTTGTTCTTGGGGTTGTGAATGTTTTTGAAGGATTTGAAGTGATGGGAGCCAGCAGGTCATATTCAAAGCTGGGATATTGTCTGGGGCTTTCAACCTTGATCGGTGCCTGCATAGCTTTGGAGGTGAATTCATGGGTTATCTTCTGTAGGAAAGCCAAGGAAGACAAGCTGAGGAGAGAAGGATTAATTGGGAGTTCTGATAAAGGAAGTGGAATTCATAGTTGA
- the LOC132183386 gene encoding GCN5-related N-acetyltransferase 9, which translates to MEKKSVSLEGKKVIMVPYMEAHVPKYHEWMQDPALLEATGSEPLTLDQEFHMQLSWTQDPHKQTFIVLDKEMLVGEFTHGDPHVEAMVGDVNLYMNDLDDPHMAEIEIMIAEPKSRGKGLGKESVLIMMAFAVENLGIHIFRSKIGDSNGASLTLFQKLGFEETSYSEIFKEVTLELQVTKPRHEELLNLLGNVVTHT; encoded by the exons atGGAGAAAAAGAGTGTGAGTTTGGAGGGAAAGAAGGTGATAATGGTACCGTACATGGAAGCACACGTACCCAAGTACCATGAGTGGATGCAAGACCCGGCTCTCCTTGAAGCCACCGGCTCTGAGCCCCTCACCCTTGACCAGGAATTTCACATGCAGCTCTCCTGGACCCAAGACCCCCaca AGCAGACTTTCATTGTATTGGATAAGGAGATGCTTGTTGGAGAGTTCACTCATGGAGACCCCCATGTTGAAG CCATGGTTGGTGATGTGAACCTATACATGAACGACTTGGATGATCCCCATATGGCAGAAATTGAAATAATGATAGCTGAACCGAAAAG TCGGGGTAAAGGACTTGGAAAGGAATCTGTCTTGATTATGATGGCCTTTGCAGTTGAGAACTTAGGGATCCACATCTTCCGCTCTAAAATTGGAGATTCAAACGGAGCATCTCTTACCTTGTTCCAGAaattg GGATTCGAAGAGACTTCTTATAGTGAAATATTTAAAGAG GTGACTTTGGAGTTACAAGTAACAAAGCCCAGGCATGAGGAACTGTTGAATTTGCTGGGTAATGTCGTCACACATACATAG
- the LOC132183387 gene encoding cytochrome b561 and DOMON domain-containing protein At5g47530-like has translation MAVTSRIMLIICIITSLLYISTAQTCSSYTFSTNEVFDSCIDLPVLQAHLHWNYIPSTRSIQIAYRATQTSTGWIAWAINPTGTGMAGSQAIVAFHNSSGIMTVYTTPITSYTPSMKPETLSFPVSNLSAMYANNEMTFFAVVGPLQNGTTVNHVWQAGSSVSNGIPQIHPTSGSNVQSKGSLDLSK, from the coding sequence ATGGCTGTAACCTCCAGAATCATGCTGATAATTTGCATCATCACCTCTCTACTCTATATTTCCACCGCTCAAACCTGCTCAAGCTACACCTTTTCAACTAACGAAGTATTCGATTCCTGCATCGACCTTCCAGTACTACAGGCCCATCTGCACTGGAACTACATTCCATCGACCAGAAGCATTCAAATTGCGTACAGAGCAACTCAAACTTCTACAGGATGGATTGCATGGGCAATCAATCCGACCGGAACAGGGATGGCTGGATCACAAGCTATTGTTGCTTTTCACAATTCTAGTGGTATTATGACAGTTTATACAACACCAATAACCAGTTACACCCCTTCGATGAAACCGGAGACTCTTAGCTTTCCAGTTTCAAACCTCTCAGCAATGTATGCCAACAATGAAATGACTTTCTTTGCTGTTGTGGGTCCACTACAGAATGGAACTACCGTTAATCATGTCTGGCAAGCTGGAAGTTCAGTTTCAAATGGTATCCCTCAGATTCATCCAACATCAGGATCCAATGTCCAATCAAAGGGTTCACTGGACCTTTCAAAGTAG
- the LOC132183385 gene encoding cytochrome b561 and DOMON domain-containing protein At5g47530-like → MGKGLTTLLLSCVLFSLCASSFAQTCKSYNFSSSNRVYSSCTDLPVLSSFLHWSYDQSTNKVEIAYRHTGASTSNWVAWAINPSGQGMVGAQALVAYQNSSSAIHAYTSPVSGYGTTLAEGSLSFAVSNLSATFENSEMTIFATLTLDSSMTTVNQVWQEGPLSGGSPSSHDTTSNSANMQSAGTLNFLNDQATTTSAGGVVTARRRRQNVHGVLNAVSWGTLMPMGAMIARYLKVFKSADPAWFYLHIACQTSAYVIGVAGWATGLKLGSEASSVNQYDTHRNIGITLFCLGSLQVFALLLRPKKDHKYRLYWNIYHHSVGYSVIILSIINIFKGLDILDPEKKWKRIYSGILIFLGVVAALLEAFTWFIVIKRKQKSSVNYPEYGNGVNGTNSYAARTENGV, encoded by the exons ATGGGAAAAGGATTGACAACTTTGTTGCTTTCTTGTGTTCTGTTTTCTCTATGTGCCTCATCGTTTGCTCAAACCTGCAAGAGCTATAATTTCTCTAGCAGCAACAGAGTATACAGCTCATGCACAGATCTTCCTGTTTTAAGTTCTTTCCTTCACTGGAGCTATGACCAATCAACCAACAAAGTTGAGATTGCGTATAGACACACAGGAGCCTCAACTTCGAATTGGGTTGCTTGGGCGATCAACCCTTCAGGACAAGGAATGGTAGGAGCACAAGCCCTTGTGGCCTATCAAAACTCCAGTTCGGCCATCCACGCATACACATCCCCAGTGAGCGGATATGGAACTACGCTGGCAGAGGGTTCTTTGAGCTTTGCGGTTTCAAATCTCTCTGCAACATTTGAGAATAGCGAGATGACGATATTTGCTACACTGACGCTTGATAGCAGCATGACAACGGTGAACCAAGTCTGGCAAGAAGGTCCTCTGAGTGGAGGTAGTCCCAGCAGCCATGATACCACTTCGAACTCAGCCAATATGCAATCAGCAGGCACTCTGAATTTTCTGAATGATCAAGCGACAACAACGTCTGCAGGAGGTGTAGTCACTGCAAGGCGTCGAAGACAGAAT GTTCATGGAGTGCTAAACGCGGTTAGCTGGGGGACTCTGATGCCCATGGGAGCCATGATTGCAAGGTACCTAAAGGTGTTCAAGTCAGCAGATCCTGCATGGTTTTACCTGCATATTGCTTGCCAAACTTCTGCCTATGTTATTGGGGTTGCTGGATGGGCAACGGGTCTAAAACTAGGCAGCGAAGCCTCTAGTGTTAATCAGTATGATACTCACAGGAACATCGGCATAACCCTCTTCTGCCTTGGATCACTTCAG GTGTTTGCCCTGCTTTTGAGGCCAAAGAAGGATCACAAATACAGGTTATATTGGAATATCTACCACCATTCTGTGGGATATTCTGTCATTATCCTAAGCATCATCAACATCTTTAAGGGACTCGATATCTTGGACCCTGAGAAGAAGTGGAAGAGGATATACAGCGGAATTCTGATTTTCTTAGGCGTCGTTGCCGCTTTATTGGAAGCTTTTACTTGGTTCATTGTTATCAAAAGGAAACAGAAGAGCTCTGTGAATTACCCCGAGTATGGGAATGGAGTGAATGGCACTAATAGCTATGCAGCCAGAACAGAGAATGGGGTATAG